One window of the Carnobacterium maltaromaticum DSM 20342 genome contains the following:
- a CDS encoding sigma-54 interaction domain-containing protein, with translation MTKTVTKLMNDDVTTLFVTDGEGNILLANEFTAMTLGMPLNTLLNSNVYDLVASNIYNASATIETLKTHKMSEVNLTTKAGYQIKSKSTPIFYPDKTLHLVVTKSDPLTIEELERWTKNIAETSKETEEFSELEVNEKVIAESNEMKRVLRVCKQVSKYNSRILLLGESGVGKEVVANYIHQHSQLADCQFITVNCAAIPDNLFESEFFGYKKGTFTGAKEDKIGLIEAADGGTLFLDEISEMPLEMQTKLLRALETMKIRKVGDIAEIPISFRLISASNQDILSLVEKGKFRRDLYYRINAIPVVIPPLRERKKDVLALANYFIDYFNQQHQRSISLETQHIKHLMLSEWSGNVRELKNYIEYLVVTADLDLPVHQGGYETPSNDQIEESLQAIAGECDYQAFIQYVEKIYFQKKLESSEWNISQTAEESQVSRPFIYKKINELELKQNVTS, from the coding sequence ATGACAAAAACAGTCACGAAATTAATGAATGACGATGTCACTACGCTATTTGTAACGGATGGTGAGGGAAATATTTTATTAGCAAATGAATTTACGGCTATGACATTAGGAATGCCGTTGAATACGTTGTTGAATTCAAATGTTTATGATTTAGTTGCAAGTAACATATACAATGCTTCAGCTACAATCGAAACATTAAAAACACATAAAATGTCTGAAGTGAATTTAACAACTAAAGCTGGTTATCAAATAAAATCAAAATCAACGCCAATTTTCTATCCAGATAAAACGCTACACCTAGTTGTAACTAAGTCTGATCCGCTGACAATCGAAGAGTTAGAGCGCTGGACGAAAAATATTGCTGAGACTTCAAAAGAAACCGAGGAATTTAGTGAATTAGAAGTCAATGAAAAAGTGATTGCCGAAAGTAATGAAATGAAGCGAGTTCTGCGAGTCTGTAAACAAGTCTCAAAATACAATAGTCGAATTCTGCTATTAGGTGAATCTGGTGTTGGAAAAGAAGTCGTTGCTAATTACATTCATCAGCATAGCCAACTAGCTGATTGTCAATTCATAACAGTCAACTGTGCTGCAATTCCAGATAATTTATTTGAGTCAGAGTTCTTTGGCTATAAAAAGGGGACCTTCACTGGGGCTAAAGAAGATAAAATTGGTTTGATTGAAGCCGCGGATGGTGGCACTTTATTTTTAGATGAAATTTCAGAAATGCCACTAGAAATGCAAACAAAATTATTACGTGCTTTAGAAACGATGAAGATTCGTAAAGTTGGTGATATTGCCGAAATCCCAATCTCTTTTCGTTTAATCTCAGCATCTAACCAAGACATTTTAAGTTTAGTCGAAAAAGGTAAATTTAGACGGGATCTTTACTATCGAATTAATGCCATTCCTGTTGTGATTCCCCCATTGAGGGAAAGAAAAAAAGATGTACTCGCTTTGGCAAATTATTTTATAGACTACTTTAACCAACAACACCAGCGAAGTATCTCATTAGAAACCCAACATATTAAGCATTTAATGTTGTCTGAATGGTCGGGAAATGTCCGAGAATTGAAAAATTATATTGAATACTTAGTAGTCACTGCAGATCTTGATTTACCCGTTCATCAAGGAGGATACGAAACACCTTCAAATGATCAAATCGAAGAGTCTTTACAAGCGATTGCCGGGGAATGTGATTATCAAGCATTTATCCAGTACGTTGAAAAAATTTATTTTCAAAAAAAATTAGAGTCTAGTGAATGGAATATTAGCCAAACAGCCGAAGAAAGCCAAGTCAGCCGTCCTTTTATTTATAAGAAAATTAACGAATTAGAATTGAAACAAAATGTGACATCTTAA
- the purB gene encoding adenylosuccinate lyase produces the protein MIERYTRPEMGAIWTDENRYDTWLEVEILADEAWAELGEIPKEDAQKIRENASFDVARILEIEAETRHDVVAFTRAVSESLGAERKWVHYGLTSTDVVDTAYGYQLKQANDILRQDLQRFLEIIGTKAKEHKMTVMMGRTHGVHAEPTTFGLKLALWYSEMKRNIERFEHAAKGVEAGKISGAVGTFANIPPFVEEYVCEKLEIRPQEISTQVLPRDLHAEYVSAMALIATSIEKFATEIRGLQKSETREVEEFFAKGQKGSSAMPHKRNPIGSENMSGLARVIRGYMVTAYENVTLWHERDISHSSAERIILPDTTILLNYMLNRFGNIVKNLTVFPENMLRNMDATFGLIYSQRVLLKLIDNGMSREAAYDLVQPKTAISWDEQVQFRPLLEADPEVTAILSQADLDDAFDYHHHLKNVDVIFERVGLGE, from the coding sequence ATGATTGAACGTTATACAAGACCTGAGATGGGTGCAATTTGGACAGATGAAAACCGCTATGATACATGGCTGGAAGTAGAGATTTTAGCCGATGAAGCTTGGGCTGAGCTTGGTGAAATACCTAAAGAAGATGCTCAAAAAATTAGAGAAAATGCTTCTTTTGATGTTGCACGTATTTTAGAAATTGAGGCAGAAACACGTCATGATGTTGTAGCCTTTACACGTGCTGTTTCGGAATCTTTAGGTGCAGAACGTAAATGGGTGCATTATGGTTTAACTAGTACGGACGTAGTTGATACAGCTTATGGCTATCAATTAAAGCAAGCCAATGATATCTTACGTCAAGACTTACAAAGATTTTTAGAAATCATTGGAACTAAAGCGAAAGAACACAAAATGACGGTTATGATGGGAAGAACTCACGGAGTTCATGCTGAACCAACAACATTCGGCCTAAAGTTAGCGTTATGGTATTCAGAAATGAAACGGAATATTGAACGCTTTGAACATGCTGCTAAAGGTGTTGAAGCTGGGAAAATAAGTGGAGCTGTAGGAACATTTGCGAATATTCCTCCATTTGTTGAAGAATATGTTTGTGAAAAATTAGAAATTCGCCCGCAAGAAATTTCAACGCAAGTTTTACCAAGAGATTTGCATGCTGAGTACGTTTCAGCAATGGCACTGATTGCGACAAGTATCGAAAAATTTGCTACCGAGATTCGTGGCTTACAAAAGTCTGAAACACGAGAAGTAGAAGAATTTTTTGCGAAAGGTCAAAAAGGTTCATCTGCAATGCCGCATAAACGTAATCCAATCGGCTCTGAAAACATGTCTGGTTTAGCTCGTGTTATTCGTGGCTACATGGTAACTGCTTATGAAAATGTGACATTATGGCATGAACGCGATATTTCCCATTCATCAGCGGAACGAATTATTTTACCTGATACAACGATTTTATTAAATTATATGTTAAATCGTTTTGGAAATATTGTTAAAAATCTGACGGTCTTCCCAGAAAATATGTTACGTAATATGGATGCTACTTTTGGATTGATTTATAGCCAGCGTGTTTTATTAAAACTAATTGATAATGGAATGAGCCGTGAAGCTGCTTATGATTTAGTTCAACCTAAAACAGCTATTTCATGGGATGAACAAGTCCAATTCCGCCCATTATTAGAAGCTGATCCAGAAGTTACAGCTATTTTAAGCCAAGCAGATTTAGATGACGCTTTTGATTATCATCATCATTTAAAGAACGTTGATGTTATTTTTGAACGTGTAGGCTTAGGTGAATAG
- a CDS encoding nitronate monooxygenase gives MKQITEILGIKYPIFQGAMAQISKHQLAAAVSNAGGLGIIASGGMTEEQLREEVIQCKKLTDKPFAVNIMLMAPNVPDMVKVVVEEGVKIVTTGAGTPKNYMETFKEANIKVIPVVPSAILAKKMEAIGATAVVAEGSEAGGHIGELSTMVLLPQVVAAVKIPVIAAGGIGCGKGMAAAYTLGAQGVQMGTAFMLANECPIPENVKEFIANAKEMDTAVTGRNGGAPVRSLKNKMIEQYIQWEKENMPREQLEELTMGSARKAAAGDIENGSVMAGQVSGLINEVKSAQQIVDDVLAEAKVTIKNVQLNF, from the coding sequence ATGAAACAGATTACTGAGATATTAGGCATTAAGTATCCTATATTCCAAGGTGCAATGGCACAAATATCAAAGCATCAATTAGCCGCTGCAGTTTCTAATGCAGGAGGATTAGGGATTATTGCTTCCGGTGGTATGACTGAAGAACAGTTAAGGGAAGAGGTGATTCAGTGCAAAAAGTTAACGGATAAACCTTTTGCTGTCAATATTATGCTAATGGCCCCAAATGTGCCTGATATGGTTAAAGTCGTTGTTGAAGAAGGCGTTAAAATTGTCACAACAGGAGCAGGAACGCCTAAAAACTATATGGAAACGTTTAAAGAAGCAAATATTAAGGTCATTCCAGTTGTACCAAGTGCTATTTTAGCGAAAAAAATGGAAGCAATCGGTGCTACTGCAGTTGTCGCAGAAGGCTCAGAAGCAGGTGGACATATAGGTGAATTATCAACCATGGTGTTACTTCCACAAGTGGTTGCAGCTGTCAAAATTCCAGTTATTGCTGCAGGTGGGATTGGCTGTGGCAAAGGGATGGCTGCTGCCTATACCTTAGGTGCCCAAGGAGTTCAAATGGGAACTGCTTTCATGTTGGCTAATGAATGTCCCATTCCTGAGAATGTTAAAGAATTTATTGCAAATGCCAAAGAAATGGATACGGCAGTTACAGGGCGTAACGGTGGTGCTCCAGTTCGGAGTTTGAAAAACAAAATGATTGAGCAGTATATTCAATGGGAAAAGGAAAATATGCCTAGAGAACAATTGGAAGAATTAACCATGGGATCAGCTCGTAAAGCGGCAGCTGGTGATATTGAAAATGGTTCCGTAATGGCGGGGCAAGTCTCAGGTTTAATAAATGAAGTCAAATCAGCGCAACAAATTGTCGATGATGTATTAGCAGAAGCGAAAGTAACGATTAAAAATGTACAATTAAACTTTTAG
- a CDS encoding dicarboxylate/amino acid:cation symporter yields the protein MVKFLKNYKSSLTLLAGIAVGAIIGVFFGEAALFLEPIGKLFLNCVFVLIIPLIFCSMSLAVAGTGKQGVSRIKKILGLTLGTFAITTLIAVTLMYVATLVYNPFASIDRNQFSALMDQNLVAESQSFGMMIVNTISVGNFLDLFDKSNLLALILFSLFFGITLSLIGEKASPILAVLNVGNDVTMKMIALVMKFAPIGLGSYFAYTLGELGPKILGGYMKALLLFILICGIYFIFILSFYAYIAGGLRGLKLYWQNIFIPALQALGTSSSAACIPTNLAALKKIGVPEDIRETVISLGANIHKDGSAMSGVLQVVLLFTLFNRDLTTLSAGLSIICGGFLVGIVMGSIPSGGFTAEVLLIALFGFPVEVIPVIAVITTITDMTATLVNSTSNITCAMMITKVIEKESLTHKFYETECSSENQGIKGSPKELS from the coding sequence ATGGTGAAATTTTTAAAGAACTATAAAAGCTCGTTGACACTCTTAGCTGGTATTGCAGTTGGAGCGATTATTGGGGTGTTTTTTGGTGAGGCAGCACTCTTTTTAGAACCAATTGGCAAGCTATTTTTAAATTGCGTATTTGTACTGATTATTCCATTGATTTTTTGCAGCATGAGTTTGGCTGTAGCAGGTACTGGCAAACAAGGTGTAAGTCGTATTAAAAAAATTCTAGGCTTAACATTGGGAACCTTTGCGATAACAACCTTAATTGCTGTGACTTTAATGTATGTGGCAACGCTGGTTTACAATCCATTTGCTAGTATTGATCGGAATCAATTTTCAGCTTTAATGGACCAGAATCTTGTAGCTGAAAGTCAGTCTTTTGGAATGATGATTGTCAATACAATTAGTGTTGGAAATTTTCTAGACTTATTTGATAAAAGTAATTTATTAGCGTTGATTTTATTCTCTTTATTCTTTGGTATAACACTGTCTTTAATTGGAGAAAAAGCTTCACCTATATTGGCTGTTTTAAACGTGGGGAATGATGTAACAATGAAGATGATCGCACTTGTAATGAAGTTTGCACCAATTGGGTTAGGATCGTACTTTGCTTATACGCTAGGTGAACTCGGACCAAAAATCTTAGGTGGATATATGAAAGCTTTGCTGCTTTTTATTTTGATTTGTGGGATTTACTTTATCTTTATTCTTTCTTTTTATGCTTATATAGCTGGAGGTTTGAGAGGGCTTAAACTTTATTGGCAAAATATTTTCATTCCAGCCCTACAGGCTTTAGGAACGAGTTCCAGTGCTGCTTGTATTCCGACAAATTTAGCAGCTTTAAAAAAAATAGGCGTGCCAGAGGACATTCGAGAAACGGTGATTTCTTTAGGTGCAAATATTCATAAAGATGGTTCAGCTATGAGTGGTGTTTTACAAGTAGTCTTACTATTTACCTTATTTAACCGCGATTTGACGACACTTTCAGCAGGTTTAAGTATCATCTGTGGTGGATTCTTAGTTGGCATTGTGATGGGATCAATTCCTAGTGGTGGGTTTACTGCTGAAGTATTATTGATTGCTTTATTTGGTTTCCCTGTGGAAGTTATTCCAGTAATTGCAGTCATCACAACGATTACAGATATGACTGCGACATTAGTTAATTCAACAAGCAATATAACATGTGCCATGATGATTACAAAAGTTATTGAAAAAGAATCACTTACTCATAAATTTTATGAAACTGAATGTAGTAGTGAAAATCAAGGCATCAAAGGCAGCCCAAAGGAATTAAGTTAA
- a CDS encoding acyl CoA:acetate/3-ketoacid CoA transferase — MKIITREAAAALIKDNDTLAFSGFELACANEEVAIALEERFLETNSPQALTVIHSSCWGDRKEKGMSHLSHKQLLKRWIGGIVKASSPKLSEMIQNNECEAYNFPQGVLAQLYREIAAKRPGLITKIGLETYIDPRIEGGKMNEVTTEELIQIIELLDEEWMFYPAFPIDVGLIRGTYADENGNLTLGKEGLHMEVLPIAQAVHNSGGIVIAQVEKIVKNATLHPKDVVVPGILIDYLVISEPENHFQTGTTQFEPAFSGDVKIPLANVPNLALNERKVIARRAAMELEPKMILNLGVGIPVSVSTVAAEEGVSDQFILTTEAGTIGGIPAGLKDFGHAYNSEMIIDHHAQFDFYDGGGLDLSVLGLAEVDQLGNVNVSKLGNQVIGCGGFINISQTAKKLIFTGTFTAGGLKTELKDGKLLILAEGRNKKFVNKINQITFNGGFATKNKQEVLFVTERAVFKLENGELILTEIAPGIDLSRDVLDQMEFDVRVSSDLKEMPVEIFTEKWGKLAEIMEEKK; from the coding sequence GTGAAAATAATCACTAGAGAAGCTGCTGCCGCATTAATTAAAGACAATGATACATTGGCTTTTAGCGGATTTGAATTAGCTTGCGCTAACGAAGAAGTAGCGATTGCACTTGAAGAGCGTTTTTTAGAAACAAATTCTCCTCAAGCTTTAACTGTGATTCATTCGAGTTGTTGGGGTGATAGAAAAGAAAAAGGCATGTCTCACTTATCACATAAACAGCTTTTGAAAAGATGGATTGGAGGGATTGTTAAAGCCTCATCACCAAAACTTTCAGAGATGATTCAAAACAATGAATGTGAAGCTTACAATTTTCCTCAAGGCGTGTTGGCGCAACTATATCGAGAAATAGCAGCTAAACGACCAGGATTGATTACAAAAATAGGCTTAGAAACCTATATTGATCCACGGATTGAAGGAGGAAAAATGAACGAAGTCACCACCGAAGAATTGATTCAAATTATTGAACTTTTAGATGAAGAGTGGATGTTTTATCCGGCCTTTCCAATTGATGTAGGATTGATTCGCGGAACCTATGCAGATGAAAATGGCAATTTAACATTAGGCAAAGAAGGCTTACATATGGAAGTCTTGCCGATTGCTCAAGCAGTGCATAATAGTGGTGGAATTGTGATTGCTCAAGTTGAAAAAATAGTTAAAAATGCCACTTTACATCCTAAAGATGTTGTTGTTCCAGGTATCTTAATTGACTATCTAGTGATTTCAGAACCAGAGAATCATTTTCAAACGGGGACAACACAATTTGAACCAGCATTTAGTGGTGATGTCAAAATTCCGTTGGCAAATGTGCCTAATCTTGCTCTTAATGAGCGAAAGGTTATCGCCAGGCGAGCAGCAATGGAGTTAGAGCCTAAGATGATTTTAAATCTGGGTGTTGGGATTCCAGTCAGCGTTTCAACGGTTGCTGCTGAAGAAGGAGTTAGCGATCAATTTATCTTAACAACTGAAGCAGGAACGATTGGTGGAATTCCAGCAGGTTTAAAAGATTTTGGTCATGCCTATAATAGTGAAATGATTATTGATCATCATGCTCAATTTGATTTTTACGACGGTGGTGGTTTGGATTTATCTGTTTTAGGTTTAGCTGAAGTTGATCAGTTGGGTAATGTTAATGTAAGCAAATTAGGCAATCAAGTTATTGGCTGTGGTGGGTTTATCAATATCTCTCAAACAGCTAAAAAATTAATTTTTACCGGAACATTTACAGCGGGTGGCTTAAAAACGGAATTAAAAGATGGGAAATTACTAATTTTAGCAGAAGGGCGCAATAAAAAATTCGTGAATAAGATTAACCAAATTACATTTAATGGTGGATTTGCCACTAAAAATAAGCAGGAAGTTTTATTTGTGACAGAAAGAGCAGTTTTTAAATTAGAAAATGGGGAACTTATTTTGACTGAAATAGCACCCGGAATTGATTTGAGTCGAGATGTATTAGACCAAATGGAATTTGATGTCCGAGTTTCTAGCGACTTAAAAGAAATGCCAGTAGAAATTTTTACTGAAAAATGGGGAAAGTTAGCTGAAATAATGGAGGAAAAAAAATGA
- the purK gene encoding 5-(carboxyamino)imidazole ribonucleotide synthase, producing the protein MNLSNLIPPGKTIGIIGGGQLGRMLTLAAKEMGYFVGILDPEKNCPAAQVADWQIVAKFNDYTALQELAFRTDVVTYEFENVDVDAISKIEHLVSLPQGSELLSITQDRLLEKAYLEENNINIAPYATIIDLNDISASLDGIGFPCVLKTIRGGYDGKGQVVLYSEEDIPKCEVLLKTGICVLEAWIPFERECSVMVARNEAGEIRVFPVVENLHRNNILHETIAPARVSNEISEEVERVATVIAKKLNLIGVLGIEMFLTSSGSLYVNELAPRPHNSGHYSIEACSFSQFDLHIRAICGWPLPEVKLLSKAVMVNILGEHIEDSLFQILFKPEWHFHYYGKSLARLGRKMGHITILTENIERTLETIEDTGIWE; encoded by the coding sequence ATGAACTTGTCTAATTTAATTCCACCCGGTAAAACAATTGGCATCATTGGTGGTGGGCAATTAGGTCGTATGTTAACCCTGGCAGCTAAAGAAATGGGCTACTTTGTTGGTATATTAGATCCTGAAAAAAATTGTCCGGCTGCTCAAGTAGCAGATTGGCAGATCGTTGCCAAATTTAATGATTACACTGCTTTACAAGAATTGGCTTTTCGAACAGATGTCGTAACATACGAATTTGAAAATGTGGATGTTGATGCAATTTCAAAAATTGAACATTTAGTTTCCTTGCCACAAGGAAGTGAATTGCTTTCAATTACGCAAGATCGTTTGTTAGAAAAAGCTTATTTAGAGGAAAATAATATCAATATAGCGCCATATGCAACGATTATTGACTTAAATGATATTAGTGCTTCCTTAGATGGAATTGGCTTTCCTTGTGTCTTAAAAACGATTCGTGGAGGCTATGATGGTAAAGGGCAAGTTGTACTTTATAGTGAAGAAGATATTCCTAAATGTGAAGTTCTTTTAAAAACAGGTATTTGTGTTTTAGAAGCTTGGATTCCTTTTGAAAGAGAATGCTCCGTGATGGTAGCTCGTAATGAAGCTGGTGAAATTAGAGTATTTCCAGTTGTAGAAAATTTACATCGAAACAATATTTTACATGAAACCATTGCACCAGCTCGTGTAAGTAATGAGATTAGTGAAGAAGTTGAACGAGTAGCAACCGTAATCGCTAAGAAGCTAAATTTAATTGGTGTTCTAGGAATTGAAATGTTTCTAACCTCTTCTGGTTCTCTATATGTAAATGAGCTAGCTCCGAGACCGCATAACTCAGGACATTATAGTATTGAAGCTTGTTCATTTTCTCAATTTGATTTGCATATTCGTGCAATCTGCGGCTGGCCATTACCAGAAGTAAAGTTGTTATCTAAAGCTGTAATGGTTAATATTTTAGGTGAACATATTGAAGATTCTTTATTTCAAATTCTATTTAAGCCAGAGTGGCATTTCCATTATTATGGAAAAAGTCTTGCTAGACTTGGTCGGAAGATGGGGCATATCACCATTTTAACAGAAAATATTGAACGCACATTAGAGACAATTGAAGATACAGGAATATGGGAATAG
- a CDS encoding L-lactate MFS transporter: protein MSEIKKKVGMNRWAILFASVGIIICQGGIYAFSVFATPIAKANGWNVSDVMFAFTIAIAISPLPMVIGGIISDKGKSRELILFSSLLLAVAFILTGFATEKWMLYLTYGVFGGFGLNLGYIACINNCIRFFPDKKGLASGIVITGIGIGTMIFAPLSAWMIENLTIRMTFVVLGAIYTVISLICCLIIRNAPIVAKDVEIAEDTPIDHKWNEMLRKPLFYIIVLMYAAGGFSGLMISSNAADIGQNMFNLTPILAATFVSIYALSNCLGRVFWGGLSDKLNRTNTMILIFISIAISLLAFIFIHSVAGFAIGMIGLGLCEGGVAAVMPPITIESFGNKNQGVNYAFVFAGYSIAAMVAPKLSAMIGEKNDGNFTQAFMIGFGLALVGVALTFVYKAMRKAI, encoded by the coding sequence ATGAGTGAGATCAAAAAAAAGGTTGGAATGAATCGCTGGGCGATACTATTTGCCTCAGTTGGAATTATTATCTGCCAAGGTGGTATTTATGCATTTAGTGTATTTGCGACCCCGATTGCTAAAGCTAATGGTTGGAATGTTTCAGATGTCATGTTTGCTTTTACAATTGCGATTGCCATTTCACCGCTACCAATGGTAATTGGCGGTATTATTTCAGATAAAGGTAAGTCGAGAGAATTAATTTTATTTAGTTCTTTACTGCTAGCAGTAGCCTTTATTCTGACAGGTTTTGCAACAGAAAAATGGATGCTGTACTTAACTTATGGCGTCTTTGGTGGATTTGGTTTGAACTTAGGTTACATTGCCTGTATTAATAACTGTATTCGTTTTTTTCCTGATAAAAAAGGCTTAGCATCGGGAATTGTGATTACTGGAATTGGGATTGGAACGATGATTTTCGCGCCACTATCTGCTTGGATGATTGAAAACTTAACTATCAGAATGACATTTGTTGTCTTAGGTGCAATTTATACAGTTATTTCGTTGATTTGTTGTCTAATTATTCGCAATGCTCCGATTGTTGCTAAAGATGTCGAAATAGCGGAAGACACTCCTATTGATCATAAGTGGAATGAAATGTTAAGAAAACCACTCTTTTACATTATTGTATTGATGTATGCAGCTGGTGGGTTTTCAGGTTTAATGATTTCATCCAATGCTGCGGATATTGGTCAGAACATGTTTAATTTGACTCCAATCTTAGCAGCAACATTTGTGAGTATTTATGCGTTAAGTAATTGTTTGGGACGTGTTTTTTGGGGTGGTTTATCAGATAAGTTAAATCGAACAAACACGATGATTTTAATTTTTATATCCATTGCTATCTCATTACTAGCCTTTATTTTTATTCACTCCGTTGCTGGTTTTGCTATCGGTATGATTGGTTTAGGTTTATGTGAAGGCGGAGTAGCTGCTGTCATGCCACCAATTACAATCGAAAGCTTTGGAAATAAGAATCAAGGTGTAAACTATGCCTTTGTTTTTGCAGGGTATTCGATTGCAGCTATGGTAGCGCCGAAACTATCAGCAATGATTGGTGAAAAAAATGATGGAAATTTTACTCAAGCTTTTATGATTGGATTTGGTTTAGCACTTGTTGGGGTAGCTCTGACATTTGTGTATAAAGCTATGCGAAAAGCAATTTAA
- the hutH gene encoding histidine ammonia-lyase: protein MSAAESIKKVVLTGEDLTLDELIAISRFNVPVEISEQAIEEVNRSRKIVDEIVNEERVVYGITTGFGSLCNVSISKEDSVQLQENLIRTHASGFGAPFSTDIVRAIMAIRANSLTKGYSGIRLIVIEKLVEMLNKQVHPIIPEKGSLGASGDLAPLSHMVLPILGLGEAEYQGKVLDGKVAMSEANIDTMALASKEGLALINGTQALTACGGLALYDAIRLLKVSDIAGALSLEAHNGIIDAFKEELHVIRNHEGQVLTAKNVRNLLEGSTFVTKQGEIRVQDAYSLRCMPQIHGASKDAVRFVQHKVEIEINSVTDNPIITRDKEAISGGNFHGQPMALPFDFLGIAVAEIASVSERRLERLVNAEHNNLTSFLVAKSGLNSGFMITQYAAAALVSENKILAHPASVDSIPSCENQEDLVSMGTIAARKAKSIGENTSRVVATEVLAACQAIDMRRAINPDYKLGKGTEAAYNVVRKHCGFLEEDKNIEMYKELDTITNLIMSDEFVDAVEAVVEMTY, encoded by the coding sequence ATGTCAGCAGCAGAATCAATAAAAAAAGTAGTTTTAACCGGGGAAGATTTAACACTAGATGAATTAATTGCAATTTCAAGATTTAATGTACCTGTTGAAATTAGTGAGCAAGCGATTGAGGAAGTTAATCGTTCTCGTAAAATCGTTGATGAAATTGTTAACGAGGAACGTGTTGTTTATGGGATTACAACTGGCTTTGGTTCATTATGTAATGTTTCAATCTCAAAAGAAGATTCCGTTCAACTGCAAGAAAATTTAATTAGAACTCACGCATCTGGATTTGGTGCACCTTTTTCGACAGACATTGTACGAGCAATTATGGCAATTCGGGCTAATTCATTAACGAAAGGGTACTCAGGAATCCGATTAATCGTCATTGAAAAATTAGTTGAAATGTTAAATAAACAAGTTCATCCAATTATTCCAGAAAAAGGATCACTAGGAGCATCAGGTGATTTGGCACCACTATCACATATGGTTTTGCCGATTTTAGGCCTGGGAGAAGCAGAGTACCAAGGAAAAGTTCTTGATGGAAAAGTGGCAATGAGTGAAGCGAACATTGATACGATGGCTTTGGCTTCAAAAGAAGGATTAGCCTTAATTAATGGGACACAAGCTTTAACAGCCTGTGGTGGTTTGGCACTATACGATGCTATTCGTCTATTAAAAGTTAGTGATATTGCAGGTGCTTTATCTTTAGAAGCGCATAACGGTATCATTGATGCATTTAAAGAAGAGTTACATGTAATTCGCAACCATGAAGGGCAAGTATTAACGGCTAAAAATGTCCGTAATTTACTAGAAGGCAGTACATTTGTAACAAAACAAGGTGAAATAAGAGTGCAAGATGCTTATTCATTAAGATGTATGCCACAAATTCATGGTGCAAGTAAAGATGCCGTTCGATTTGTCCAACATAAAGTTGAAATTGAAATCAATTCTGTTACAGATAATCCAATTATTACACGCGATAAAGAAGCAATTTCTGGTGGGAATTTCCATGGACAACCAATGGCTTTACCGTTTGATTTCTTAGGAATAGCCGTCGCTGAAATTGCGAGTGTTTCTGAGCGTCGCTTAGAGCGTTTAGTTAATGCAGAACATAATAACCTAACCTCATTCTTAGTAGCTAAAAGCGGTTTAAATTCAGGTTTTATGATTACACAATATGCTGCGGCAGCTTTAGTATCAGAAAATAAAATTTTAGCTCATCCAGCATCAGTAGATTCTATTCCATCTTGTGAAAATCAAGAAGATTTGGTTAGTATGGGTACAATTGCAGCTAGAAAAGCTAAAAGTATTGGCGAAAATACCTCACGTGTTGTAGCTACTGAAGTTTTAGCTGCCTGTCAAGCGATTGATATGCGCCGAGCGATTAACCCTGATTATAAATTAGGTAAAGGAACAGAAGCAGCCTATAATGTAGTTCGAAAACATTGTGGTTTCCTTGAAGAAGATAAAAATATTGAAATGTACAAAGAATTAGATACCATTACGAACTTAATCATGAGTGATGAGTTTGTGGATGCTGTTGAAGCAGTCGTAGAAATGACATACTAG